The Numida meleagris isolate 19003 breed g44 Domestic line chromosome 7, NumMel1.0, whole genome shotgun sequence genome contains a region encoding:
- the LOC110402668 gene encoding atherin-like — MKAAEPSPAVLQALRTADGERGRRAPGPSTVLPTSLPRAASAAASAPQGSEHPARGRQRGRGEAQPSSALKSAARPGAERPTTPGTSATAAPPPPPPAHLRSAAPGRGAAAQRGTPPAAAARPAAAASPRRPPGAARLPSASAFPPGLPLRLPLPAPARAISVVRRASVQQLPQPRIAFSQPAWGIRASETLSSRPTSVARNRTPRPEQGEMQERIPRTPAQSRCCLALPACRQ; from the coding sequence ATGAAAGCGGCTGAGCCCTCGCCAGCAGTACTGCAAGCGTTACGGACCGCCGACGGGGAGCGCGGCCGGCGCGCACCCGGACCGAGCACCgtcctccccacctccctgcccagggctgccaGCGCGGCAGCTTCTGCACCGCAAGGCTCCGAGCACCCGGCACGTGGAAGGCAGCGGGGCCGCGGGGAAGCGCAACCGAGCAGCGCCCTTAAGAGTGCGGCGCGGCCGGGGGCGGAGCGCCCCACCACGCCGGGCACAAGTGCCACCGCGGCTCCGCCACCGCCGCCCCCCGCTCACCTCCGTTCCGCGGCGCCGGGGAGAGGCGCGGCGGCGCAGCGCGGTACCCCGCCGGCTGCCGCCGCCCGGCCCGCAGCCGCTGCCTCCCCTCGGCGCCCGCCCGGCGCCGCCCGCCTCCCGTCCGCCTCCGCCTTCCCTCCCGGCCTCCCTCTCCGCCTGCCGCTGCCGGCCCCTGCGAGGGCGATATCGGTGGTGCGCCGGGCGAGCGTGCAGCAACTGCCCCAGCCCAGGATCGCCTTTTCCCAGCCCGCATGGGGAATTCGGGCCTCGGAGACCCTGAGCTCACGCCCTACCTCTGTGGCGCGGAATCGAACCCCCCGGCCGGAGCAGGGAGAGATGCAGGAACGCATCCCTCGCACGCCAGCCCAGAGCAGGTGCTGCCTTGCTTTGCCTGCGTGCAGACAGTAG